One segment of Triticum aestivum cultivar Chinese Spring chromosome 2A, IWGSC CS RefSeq v2.1, whole genome shotgun sequence DNA contains the following:
- the LOC123190167 gene encoding uncharacterized protein isoform X2 — MSSFAVVSDNGDEDACVGENSVVVPVKSEEDARKGEASVVVSGEGEGTCKGKASVMVSGKGKDAVKPSCTAQYPCVKRLRERRLLSFLLDQGFDGAFRELNRETGVLFNVEHIRRLVRRGQWDDALMYLNTFLPPFISERRSFRARIFNNFLLMHHRFANVVAGNKDMHLDKQYADGRSSSTRAERRFRSMNYSILAPDSGHLRAAIDWDKVRSHAACLIPELAHRTPELKRRTVLPSRCMMPHDVLPIGTGLFLRRRVKKQGPQPPKTDAIITAIKHQRYCRLVRDSSIGSKDEALELLVNYLDQTLQAGLPRGCTLSYDFQPSGKEGAPICQIISGTLKVHAENPGISTPTNAGTKRLIQEGYHTHNQMDGLPTVEDDIEAKRQRTTGTFGEKSSVPAFGGRASTDANTLVNFRPKLRPVCSM, encoded by the exons ATGAGTTCCTTCGCCGTGGTTTCCGACAATGGCGACGAGGACGCCTGCGTGGGGGAGAACTCCGTCGTGGTCCCCGTCAAGAGCGAGGAGGACGCCCGcaagggcgaggcctccgtcgtggtctccggcgagggcgagggcacctGCAAGGGTAAGGCCTCCGTCATGGTCTCCGGCAAGGGCAAGGACGCCGTCAAGCCCTCATGTACGGCGCAGTATCCCTGCGTCAAGCGGCTTCGTGAGCggcgcctcctctccttcctcctggaccaAGGCTTCGACGGCGCCTTCAGAGA GCTGAATCGCGAGACGGGGGTGCTGTTCAACGTGGAGCACATCCGGCGGCTGGTGAGGCGGGGACAATGGGATGACGCCCTCATGTACCTCAACACCTTCCTGCCGCCGTTCATCAGTGAACGTCGGAGCTTCCGCGCCAGGATCTTCAACAACTTCCTCCTCATGCACCACCGCTTCGCCAACGTCGTCGCCGGCAACAAGGACATGCACCTGGACAAGCAGTACGCCGACGGCCGCAGCAGCTCCACCCGCGCCGAGCGCAGGTTCCGCTCCATGAACTACTCCATACTCGCCCCGGATTCGGGCCACCTCAGGGCCGCCATCGACTGGGACAAGGTGAGGAGCCACGCAGCGTGTCTTATCCCCGAGTTGGCTCACCGTACTCCGGAGCTGAAACGCCGGACGGTGTTGCCGTCCCGCTGCATGATGCCGCACGATGTACTCCCCATTGGGACCGG TTTGTTCCTGAGGCGTCGGGTGAAGAAACAAGGCCCCCAGCCGCCAAAAACAGACGCTATCATCACTGCCATAAAACA CCAGCGGTATTGCCGCCTCGTTAGGGATTCGAGCATTG GATCGAAAGATGAAGCACTGGAACTGCTGGTCAATTACCTAG ATCAGACTTTGCAGGCTGGTCTACCTAGAggttgcacactaagctatgactTTCAACCAAGTGGGAAGGAAG GTGCTCCAATCTGCCAGATCATTTCTGGTACCTTGAAAGTTCATGCTGAAAACCCTGGGATCTCAACACCGACAAATGCAG GCACAAAGCGTTTAATACAAGAAGGTTATCATACTCATAATCAAATGGATGGACTGCCAACCGTTGAGGATGATATTGAGGCAAAGAGGCAACGAACGACTGGGACATTTGGTGAAAAAAGTTCG GTGCCGGCGTTTGGAGGCCGAGCATCCACCGATGCCAACACACTGGTGAACTTCAGGCCGAAGCTGAGGCCCGTCTGCTCCATGTGA
- the LOC123190167 gene encoding uncharacterized protein isoform X1, with translation MSSFAVVSDNGDEDACVGENSVVVPVKSEEDARKGEASVVVSGEGEGTCKGKASVMVSGKGKDAVKPSCTAQYPCVKRLRERRLLSFLLDQGFDGAFRELNRETGVLFNVEHIRRLVRRGQWDDALMYLNTFLPPFISERRSFRARIFNNFLLMHHRFANVVAGNKDMHLDKQYADGRSSSTRAERRFRSMNYSILAPDSGHLRAAIDWDKVRSHAACLIPELAHRTPELKRRTVLPSRCMMPHDVLPIGTGLFLRRRVKKQGPQPPKTDAIITAIKHQRYCRLVRDSSIGSKDEALELLVNYLDQTLQAGLPRGCTLSYDFQPSGKEVELAADASDAPSEQTMLGTSTDNVKVHATSLVKISGAPICQIISGTLKVHAENPGISTPTNAGTKRLIQEGYHTHNQMDGLPTVEDDIEAKRQRTTGTFGEKSSVPAFGGRASTDANTLVNFRPKLRPVCSM, from the exons ATGAGTTCCTTCGCCGTGGTTTCCGACAATGGCGACGAGGACGCCTGCGTGGGGGAGAACTCCGTCGTGGTCCCCGTCAAGAGCGAGGAGGACGCCCGcaagggcgaggcctccgtcgtggtctccggcgagggcgagggcacctGCAAGGGTAAGGCCTCCGTCATGGTCTCCGGCAAGGGCAAGGACGCCGTCAAGCCCTCATGTACGGCGCAGTATCCCTGCGTCAAGCGGCTTCGTGAGCggcgcctcctctccttcctcctggaccaAGGCTTCGACGGCGCCTTCAGAGA GCTGAATCGCGAGACGGGGGTGCTGTTCAACGTGGAGCACATCCGGCGGCTGGTGAGGCGGGGACAATGGGATGACGCCCTCATGTACCTCAACACCTTCCTGCCGCCGTTCATCAGTGAACGTCGGAGCTTCCGCGCCAGGATCTTCAACAACTTCCTCCTCATGCACCACCGCTTCGCCAACGTCGTCGCCGGCAACAAGGACATGCACCTGGACAAGCAGTACGCCGACGGCCGCAGCAGCTCCACCCGCGCCGAGCGCAGGTTCCGCTCCATGAACTACTCCATACTCGCCCCGGATTCGGGCCACCTCAGGGCCGCCATCGACTGGGACAAGGTGAGGAGCCACGCAGCGTGTCTTATCCCCGAGTTGGCTCACCGTACTCCGGAGCTGAAACGCCGGACGGTGTTGCCGTCCCGCTGCATGATGCCGCACGATGTACTCCCCATTGGGACCGG TTTGTTCCTGAGGCGTCGGGTGAAGAAACAAGGCCCCCAGCCGCCAAAAACAGACGCTATCATCACTGCCATAAAACA CCAGCGGTATTGCCGCCTCGTTAGGGATTCGAGCATTG GATCGAAAGATGAAGCACTGGAACTGCTGGTCAATTACCTAG ATCAGACTTTGCAGGCTGGTCTACCTAGAggttgcacactaagctatgactTTCAACCAAGTGGGAAGGAAG TTGAACTTGCTGCGGATGCTTCTGATGCTCCGTCAGAGCAAACCATGCTTGGCACATCCACAGATAATGTTAAAGTCCATGCCACATCGTTAGTGAAAATTTCTG GTGCTCCAATCTGCCAGATCATTTCTGGTACCTTGAAAGTTCATGCTGAAAACCCTGGGATCTCAACACCGACAAATGCAG GCACAAAGCGTTTAATACAAGAAGGTTATCATACTCATAATCAAATGGATGGACTGCCAACCGTTGAGGATGATATTGAGGCAAAGAGGCAACGAACGACTGGGACATTTGGTGAAAAAAGTTCG GTGCCGGCGTTTGGAGGCCGAGCATCCACCGATGCCAACACACTGGTGAACTTCAGGCCGAAGCTGAGGCCCGTCTGCTCCATGTGA